The following coding sequences are from one uncultured Desulfobacter sp. window:
- a CDS encoding S8 family serine peptidase: protein MKPRFIVTAMLFGLLGSFCLISSLSASPFIPLEWQTRVKSGPLEDQRKHVNWSRDQNGDFIDDAFLTLNFNEKTDVILQLSDCAGKEEIVRRFSQYGDIKIIGELVAYVYLANVDVKNLEALANDSYVAAVEKPVELKADLDTSTRSVLARPSNTYAPESFAEAFGYDGTGINIAVMDTGVDDTHNGLAGKYVAGYNGVTDTVGNPVDDNRYVGSGFDGICDTAAAMDDVQVVPVGQGAPDTVCVWDNGDGLSTVPGGDDTIYFNVILTGADGICDTAAAAGDVQIIAVGRGQANRGCISFGPNRAVDTVPVSDDTVRGANHGSHVAGIAMGLGAGTGCGPADDGSTPNNCEGMAPDAGLIDVKVLEFDGVGGEESMLRGFEWIWSDGRADVINLSIGTGTEDDGTSTISKALNALVANDISVATSSGNTGDQRIDHTGAAELVVTVGNSNDRGSVDRDDDTMSLSSTFGPRVDMDVTDPTLGMFKPDIVAPGSSIGSVDGNSVNGYHSLSGTSMSSPHVAGAMALLLDMRPDLPPGALKDLLLRSAYQTPAHATAGASFPAVDAVWNDHWGKGLLDVFKAGSLLAEGITDLSFTDCTGPHPDYPDNRRCLLSGGKASYANNVDITLATDPPIQEVPNTINIRIENRGTSTAERIVVSVGVKDFAVGVLEFYDVGSRGVASLGPGASTIVSFPWTPSASNHQCVQATIDYGFDTDFANNMTQRNVSPITGASPSKATFRVENPLQEEADLILTVNLDERARKILEVVNIEGVPIGKPFTMQPGDCPIIGEIEFIPNGDLPVGTEGMVDVAATAYSEHHQEGLELSGVVFHYQAVAAGLQYAYTCADHRAPGELCIPLALAGRPTSDPRRRVEKVKAVFNVSVQPNPKLSLGESIQISAHGGSKVPAFSAFFENGDNAGNELIILFEEPLPDEDRYTFDFSKLEDLDGDPLTGDPDFDLRVVQADANNSGSVTGADVSYVRGRINQSVEYGPTSRCDGNMTGTLTGTDISYIRGRIGHSAP, encoded by the coding sequence ATGAAACCCAGATTTATTGTAACTGCAATGCTGTTTGGCTTGCTGGGGTCATTCTGCCTGATCTCATCCCTTTCGGCATCGCCCTTTATTCCTCTGGAGTGGCAAACGAGGGTAAAATCCGGCCCATTGGAGGATCAGAGAAAGCATGTTAACTGGTCCAGGGACCAAAATGGCGATTTTATTGATGACGCTTTTCTAACGCTTAATTTTAATGAAAAAACAGATGTTATTTTGCAGCTCAGCGATTGTGCCGGCAAGGAGGAAATTGTACGGCGGTTTTCACAGTATGGTGACATTAAAATTATCGGTGAACTTGTGGCCTACGTCTATCTGGCAAATGTAGACGTCAAAAACTTGGAGGCACTGGCCAACGATTCTTATGTGGCTGCAGTGGAAAAACCGGTTGAACTTAAGGCGGACCTTGACACCAGCACACGCTCGGTCCTGGCAAGGCCAAGCAATACATACGCTCCGGAATCTTTTGCCGAAGCGTTTGGATATGACGGCACCGGCATAAACATCGCTGTAATGGACACCGGCGTGGACGATACGCATAACGGCCTGGCCGGAAAATATGTCGCCGGATATAACGGGGTGACGGACACCGTCGGAAACCCGGTGGATGACAATCGATATGTCGGCAGCGGTTTCGACGGCATTTGTGACACTGCAGCTGCAATGGACGATGTACAGGTGGTGCCTGTGGGACAGGGGGCACCGGATACCGTCTGTGTCTGGGACAACGGCGACGGTCTTTCGACAGTGCCGGGTGGAGATGATACGATATACTTCAATGTCATCCTGACCGGTGCCGACGGCATCTGCGACACTGCCGCAGCCGCCGGGGACGTTCAGATCATCGCGGTGGGCAGAGGGCAGGCCAACCGGGGGTGTATTTCCTTCGGGCCCAACAGGGCTGTGGATACAGTGCCGGTATCTGACGATACGGTCCGAGGGGCGAACCACGGCAGTCATGTCGCCGGTATTGCCATGGGATTGGGGGCCGGGACGGGCTGCGGCCCCGCTGATGATGGATCCACTCCCAATAATTGTGAGGGAATGGCACCCGACGCGGGGCTGATTGATGTCAAAGTGCTGGAATTTGACGGGGTCGGCGGTGAAGAAAGTATGCTCAGGGGATTCGAATGGATATGGTCAGATGGCCGGGCTGATGTCATCAATCTTAGTATTGGAACCGGCACGGAAGACGACGGCACCAGTACCATTTCCAAAGCATTGAATGCATTGGTGGCCAATGACATCTCGGTGGCCACGTCTTCGGGCAATACCGGAGATCAGAGAATTGACCACACCGGGGCGGCCGAGTTGGTCGTAACCGTGGGAAATTCTAATGACAGGGGATCCGTTGACCGGGACGACGATACCATGAGTCTGTCCTCAACGTTCGGCCCCAGAGTGGATATGGATGTGACCGATCCCACCCTTGGCATGTTCAAACCGGACATTGTGGCGCCGGGAAGCAGTATCGGGTCTGTGGACGGGAATTCGGTCAACGGGTACCACTCCCTTTCAGGTACATCCATGTCTTCTCCCCATGTTGCCGGGGCCATGGCCCTTCTCTTGGATATGCGCCCCGACCTGCCGCCGGGGGCGTTAAAAGACCTTCTGCTTCGTTCTGCCTACCAGACCCCTGCCCATGCAACGGCCGGTGCGTCTTTTCCTGCCGTTGATGCTGTGTGGAACGACCATTGGGGTAAAGGGCTGCTTGATGTATTCAAAGCCGGCTCTTTACTGGCAGAGGGGATTACGGATCTGTCTTTTACCGACTGTACCGGCCCGCATCCTGATTACCCGGACAACCGCCGCTGTTTACTTTCCGGGGGCAAAGCCTCCTATGCCAATAATGTCGATATTACCCTTGCCACGGATCCCCCTATACAGGAAGTCCCCAATACCATAAACATCAGAATAGAAAACCGGGGAACATCCACGGCAGAGCGGATCGTCGTAAGTGTCGGGGTAAAAGATTTTGCTGTAGGCGTTTTGGAATTCTACGATGTGGGAAGCCGGGGAGTGGCATCACTTGGGCCCGGGGCCTCCACCATTGTCAGTTTCCCATGGACGCCTTCAGCCTCGAATCATCAGTGTGTCCAGGCAACAATTGATTACGGATTTGATACCGATTTTGCCAATAACATGACCCAGCGGAACGTGTCCCCAATCACCGGCGCCTCTCCGTCAAAAGCCACATTCAGAGTAGAGAATCCGCTTCAGGAAGAGGCGGACCTTATTTTGACGGTCAACCTTGATGAGCGGGCCCGGAAAATTCTGGAGGTGGTCAATATCGAAGGGGTTCCCATTGGAAAGCCCTTTACAATGCAGCCGGGAGACTGTCCCATTATCGGTGAAATAGAGTTTATTCCCAACGGGGATCTGCCGGTGGGAACCGAAGGGATGGTGGATGTAGCGGCCACAGCATATTCAGAGCATCACCAGGAAGGCCTGGAGCTTAGCGGTGTGGTTTTTCATTACCAGGCAGTGGCCGCAGGCCTGCAATATGCGTATACGTGTGCAGACCACAGGGCTCCCGGTGAATTATGCATTCCCCTGGCCCTTGCCGGCAGGCCGACCTCGGACCCCCGCAGGCGGGTAGAAAAAGTCAAGGCGGTTTTCAATGTCTCCGTCCAGCCGAACCCGAAGCTTTCCTTGGGAGAATCCATTCAGATTTCAGCACATGGCGGCAGCAAAGTCCCCGCTTTCAGTGCATTTTTCGAGAATGGTGACAATGCAGGAAATGAGCTGATTATTTTGTTCGAAGAACCGTTGCCGGATGAGGACAGATATACCTTTGATTTTTCAAAATTGGAAGATCTGGACGGTGATCCTTTGACGGGTGATCCTGATTTTGACCTGCGTGTGGTACAGGCCGATGCCAATAACAGCGGCTCAGTGACCGGCGCTGATGTTTCATACGTCAGGGGACGGATCAATCAGTCGGTAGAATACGGCCCAACCTCCCGTTGCGACGGCAACATGACCGGAACACTTACCGGCACTGATATTAGTTATATCCGTGGAAGAATAGGGCATAGTGCTCCTTGA
- a CDS encoding XdhC family aldehyde oxidoreductase maturation factor — MTSLIRESLDLLNNGTPFALAVIIGHKGSTPRTSGSKMLVRSDKSICGTIGGGLVEAKVMDACMDLLDRSRSEIMDFTLDQELKAGMDMVCGGSLTVWLRSFVPPCPPDQIQVWQMLADLEAKGKKALAVTRIMADKTAETSLVLEPGEVAGPAMLPKALVDAAGEDRFAGPAPVRQVYGLEQFIIEPLTRPDTVYIFGAGHVGFQLAKMAALTDFSCVVIDDRAEFANDSRFPHAAEIRVLDDFSRAFDGLDIDGNAYIVILTRGHLHDQTVLEQALKTGAVYIGMIGSKKKKKQIYDNLMEKGVTADRLEQVYAPIGLKIKAETPAEIAVSIMAELIQVRAENKENAS, encoded by the coding sequence ATGACATCACTCATCCGGGAAAGCCTGGATCTTTTAAACAACGGCACGCCGTTTGCCCTGGCCGTGATTATCGGTCACAAGGGGTCTACCCCAAGGACGTCGGGCAGCAAGATGCTGGTCCGGTCGGACAAAAGCATCTGCGGCACCATCGGCGGCGGCCTGGTGGAAGCCAAGGTCATGGACGCCTGCATGGATCTGCTGGACCGGTCCCGGTCGGAAATCATGGATTTTACCTTGGACCAGGAGCTCAAGGCGGGTATGGATATGGTTTGCGGGGGCAGCCTTACGGTCTGGCTCCGCAGCTTTGTGCCCCCCTGCCCCCCGGATCAGATTCAGGTGTGGCAGATGCTGGCAGACCTGGAAGCCAAGGGGAAAAAGGCGTTGGCCGTCACCCGGATAATGGCGGACAAAACTGCGGAAACCAGCCTGGTGCTGGAGCCGGGTGAGGTTGCCGGTCCGGCCATGCTGCCCAAGGCCCTTGTGGACGCGGCCGGTGAAGACCGGTTTGCAGGTCCGGCACCGGTGCGGCAGGTCTACGGGCTGGAGCAGTTCATCATTGAACCCCTGACCCGGCCGGATACCGTGTACATATTCGGGGCGGGTCATGTGGGGTTTCAGCTGGCAAAAATGGCCGCTTTGACTGACTTTTCCTGTGTGGTCATCGATGACCGGGCGGAGTTCGCCAATGACTCGCGGTTCCCCCATGCCGCTGAAATCCGGGTTCTGGATGATTTTTCCCGTGCATTCGACGGCCTGGACATTGACGGCAACGCTTACATCGTTATCCTTACCCGGGGCCATCTCCACGACCAGACCGTGTTGGAGCAGGCCTTGAAAACCGGCGCCGTCTATATCGGCATGATCGGCAGCAAAAAGAAAAAGAAGCAGATCTACGACAACCTCATGGAAAAAGGGGTGACAGCGGATCGGCTGGAACAGGTCTATGCCCCCATCGGTCTGAAAATTAAAGCCGAGACCCCGGCCGAGATCGCCGTAAGCATCATGGCCGAATTGATTCAGGTCAGAGCGGAGAACAAGGAGAATGCCTCCTGA
- a CDS encoding DVU_1551 family NTP transferase, which produces MPAALIPAAGLSSRMGRYKPLLPLGRSTMIGTVIDLFKTAGIQDIIVVTGHNHDRLAPVVEAAGARPLFNPNYASGMFSSIRTGVAALPSGIDGFFLLPADIPAIRLATLDLIRGQFEAAGDALIVPSFNGETGHPPLIPARLIPLITGAGTDANLRQILFSDPSRIIQLPVYDRGILMDADTPEGYDQVTHKYDRLEIPDELECRFVIDRELADAPAIRAHLDRTCETALILAQALVSCGYDLDTDLIRAGALLHDIKRKEKHHAGAGSRFLQELGFRKIADIAAVHMDLNPGPDLDETQIVFFADKLCRGSQLELNYPGRFHEKARQFPHAQKEILKRLETARHIHARIESAVGRSVGEILG; this is translated from the coding sequence ATGCCGGCTGCCCTGATCCCGGCGGCAGGTCTTTCCTCCCGCATGGGCCGGTACAAACCGCTGCTGCCTTTGGGGCGGTCCACCATGATCGGAACGGTCATTGATCTGTTCAAGACAGCGGGCATCCAGGACATTATTGTGGTCACCGGCCATAACCATGACCGCCTGGCTCCGGTCGTTGAAGCGGCCGGGGCCCGCCCCCTGTTCAACCCGAACTATGCTTCGGGTATGTTCTCTTCCATCCGAACCGGGGTGGCGGCGCTGCCTTCGGGCATCGATGGCTTTTTCCTCTTGCCCGCAGACATCCCGGCCATCCGGCTCGCCACATTGGACCTTATCCGTGGACAGTTCGAGGCGGCTGGCGATGCGTTGATCGTGCCGTCATTCAACGGCGAAACCGGTCATCCGCCCCTGATCCCGGCCCGGCTGATCCCCCTCATAACCGGTGCCGGTACGGACGCCAACCTGAGGCAGATTCTGTTTTCAGATCCAAGTCGTATCATCCAACTGCCGGTCTACGACCGGGGCATCCTCATGGATGCCGACACCCCGGAAGGGTATGATCAGGTAACGCATAAATATGACCGGCTGGAAATTCCCGATGAATTGGAATGCAGGTTTGTCATCGACCGGGAACTGGCCGATGCCCCGGCGATCCGGGCGCATCTGGATCGGACGTGCGAAACGGCACTGATACTTGCCCAAGCCCTTGTCTCGTGCGGTTATGATCTTGATACCGACCTTATCCGGGCAGGGGCCCTGCTCCACGACATCAAAAGAAAAGAAAAGCACCATGCCGGGGCCGGCAGCCGTTTTCTCCAGGAGCTGGGCTTCCGAAAGATTGCGGACATCGCCGCCGTTCACATGGACCTCAATCCCGGCCCGGATCTGGATGAAACCCAGATCGTCTTTTTTGCTGATAAACTGTGCAGAGGGAGCCAACTGGAACTGAACTATCCGGGCCGATTCCACGAAAAGGCACGGCAATTTCCCCATGCCCAAAAGGAGATTTTAAAAAGACTTGAAACTGCTCGGCACATACATGCCCGGATCGAATCAGCTGTCGGCCGATCTGTCGGAGAAATTTTGGGATAA
- a CDS encoding histidine phosphatase family protein, whose translation MPGSNQLSADLSEKFWDKGPLLFILRHGQIAGQGARRFIGQTDIPLDHVGREQAGSWQRPLAAINFKHVYTSALTRSRDTAALACPDSTPVVDRRLNEINLGAWDGKSFEHIKTKYPDLFEQRGRDIYRFCPPGGESFKDLFCRVSPFFNELTLSSHTLLVTHSGVIRTMRCFWAGEKMETLLTFKTHYAQLFVLASGQTKKSGK comes from the coding sequence ATGCCCGGATCGAATCAGCTGTCGGCCGATCTGTCGGAGAAATTTTGGGATAAAGGCCCGCTGCTGTTCATCCTGCGCCATGGTCAGATAGCGGGCCAGGGCGCCCGCCGGTTCATCGGTCAAACCGACATTCCCCTGGACCACGTCGGCCGGGAACAGGCCGGAAGCTGGCAGCGTCCCTTGGCCGCCATCAATTTTAAACATGTGTATACCTCTGCCTTGACCCGGTCCCGGGACACCGCAGCCCTTGCCTGTCCTGACAGCACACCCGTTGTCGACCGCCGCCTCAATGAAATCAATCTTGGCGCCTGGGACGGCAAGTCGTTCGAGCACATCAAAACCAAGTATCCGGATCTTTTTGAGCAGCGGGGCCGGGATATTTATCGTTTTTGCCCCCCGGGCGGAGAAAGTTTTAAGGATCTTTTTTGCCGGGTCTCCCCCTTCTTCAATGAATTGACCTTGTCATCACATACCCTGCTGGTTACCCATTCCGGGGTAATCCGGACCATGCGCTGTTTCTGGGCCGGTGAAAAAATGGAGACTCTTCTGACCTTTAAAACCCATTATGCCCAGCTGTTTGTGCTGGCTTCAGGTCAAACAAAAAAGTCAGGAAAATAG